In Marivirga salinae, a single window of DNA contains:
- the mraZ gene encoding division/cell wall cluster transcriptional repressor MraZ, translating to MAFFTGEYDCKLDAKGRMVLPAKIKNALPEGSGDEIVVRRGFEPCLVLYPMLEYKKIFSKIAGLNEFNPEYRNLQRNFFRGNAIVELDSAGRILIPKNMMAFAGLERESIVVGMGNRVEIWDASKYDDYLIKDQQEFSDLAEKHLFES from the coding sequence ATGGCATTCTTCACCGGTGAATATGATTGTAAGCTAGACGCCAAAGGGCGTATGGTCTTGCCTGCCAAGATCAAAAATGCTCTACCCGAGGGAAGTGGTGATGAAATAGTTGTGCGCAGAGGTTTCGAGCCTTGTTTAGTTCTTTATCCAATGCTTGAATACAAAAAGATTTTTTCAAAGATTGCCGGTTTGAATGAATTTAATCCAGAATACAGAAATCTACAACGCAACTTCTTTAGAGGCAATGCAATCGTGGAACTCGACAGTGCAGGAAGAATATTGATTCCTAAAAATATGATGGCTTTTGCCGGATTGGAAAGAGAATCGATAGTGGTGGGAATGGGAAATCGAGTTGAAATATGGGATGCATCAAAATATGATGATTACCTGATTAAAGACCAGCAGGAATTTTCTGATTTGGCTGAGAAACACCTTTTTGAATCTTAA
- the rsmH gene encoding 16S rRNA (cytosine(1402)-N(4))-methyltransferase RsmH, which produces MSEYHEPVMLQQCLDGLAIKPNGIYVDLTFGGGGHSKAILEKLTDGKLLGFDQDQDAEANAEAIDHPGFEFVQANFRFVKKYLKLYRIKQVDGILADLGVSSHQFNKAERGFSTRFDAELDMRMDQHASVTAKQVINDYSEADLHKIFGLYGEVRNAKTLASAIVSARAASPINTIGELKEILARYAKRGRENKYYAQVFQALRIEVNEELKALEEALLQMEEVIKPGGRLVVMSYHSLEDRLVKNYINKGKLDGEEEKDFYGNVLKPFKAINRKPITAEDEELKLNNRARSAKLRIAEKL; this is translated from the coding sequence ATGAGCGAATATCACGAACCGGTAATGTTACAGCAATGTCTGGATGGATTGGCTATTAAGCCCAATGGAATCTATGTAGACTTGACTTTCGGGGGTGGTGGTCATTCTAAAGCCATTTTAGAAAAATTAACTGACGGGAAATTATTAGGATTTGACCAAGATCAGGATGCTGAAGCTAATGCTGAGGCCATTGATCATCCAGGTTTTGAGTTTGTTCAAGCGAATTTCAGGTTCGTTAAAAAATATTTGAAATTATATCGCATCAAGCAAGTTGATGGGATTTTAGCTGATTTAGGAGTTTCTTCTCATCAGTTCAACAAAGCGGAAAGAGGGTTTTCTACTCGTTTCGATGCGGAATTGGATATGAGAATGGATCAACATGCGTCAGTTACTGCTAAGCAAGTTATAAATGATTATAGCGAAGCTGATTTACATAAAATTTTTGGGCTTTATGGTGAGGTTCGAAATGCTAAGACTTTAGCTTCTGCCATTGTTTCGGCAAGAGCTGCTAGTCCTATTAATACGATTGGAGAGCTAAAAGAAATATTAGCAAGATACGCTAAACGCGGAAGAGAAAATAAATATTACGCACAGGTTTTTCAAGCACTAAGAATTGAGGTGAATGAAGAATTGAAAGCTTTGGAAGAAGCTTTACTTCAGATGGAGGAAGTGATAAAGCCAGGTGGTAGATTAGTAGTAATGAGCTACCATAGCTTGGAAGATAGATTGGTGAAAAACTACATCAATAAAGGGAAATTGGATGGTGAGGAAGAAAAGGATTTCTACGGAAATGTTTTGAAACCATTTAAAGCTATCAATAGAAAGCCTATTACTGCAGAAGATGAGGAGTTAAAACTCAATAATAGAGCTAGAAGTGCAAAATTAAGAATAGCTGAAAAGTTATGA
- a CDS encoding FtsL-like putative cell division protein, with protein MSENTFKKKEKNKTKDSASGSIFSRLDKTLGGNNAEGGLPVHYLPYVLFIVAICIFYIGNSHYADKTTRKIDKLHQEVEDLRADYTTLKSEYMFASKQSEVAKKVKKLGLKESEKPPFKIIVEKGEY; from the coding sequence ATGAGCGAAAATACTTTTAAAAAAAAGGAGAAAAACAAAACAAAGGATTCAGCTTCGGGAAGTATTTTCTCAAGGCTGGATAAAACTTTGGGAGGAAATAATGCCGAAGGTGGATTGCCAGTGCATTATCTGCCGTATGTTTTATTCATAGTCGCGATTTGTATTTTCTACATTGGCAACAGCCATTATGCGGATAAAACCACTCGAAAAATCGATAAGCTTCATCAAGAAGTGGAGGATTTAAGAGCGGATTATACCACTTTAAAATCAGAATATATGTTTGCTTCCAAGCAATCGGAAGTAGCAAAAAAGGTAAAGAAATTAGGATTAAAGGAATCAGAAAAACCACCATTTAAAATTATAGTAGAAAAAGGTGAATATTAA
- a CDS encoding penicillin-binding protein, which translates to MNIKKSILLRVRLAFLAIVIFAGAIMYQIFHIQWMEGDKWQKMAEEINMSYQEVKATRGNIYSDNGSLLATSLPFYKVAFDPTIADEQLFREKIDSLSLMLSKSFGQTSTYYKQKIITARQKGRQYIFLSNELIGYQKKKEMETWPIFREGRLAGGVIFTKTDKRFRPFSNLAFRTIGFLNENDYGAGLEYSFNKYLAGTNGKALFQKISGSSWRPVNDGSEIRPKDGFDIQTTIDINLQDVSESALLRHLIKHEADMGCVVVMEVKTGEIKAISNLKKLSNGKYGEVYNYAVGSHGLREPGSTFKLASYMALLEEKNIQLTDSIDTGDGEYKFYKDKVRDHKPGGYGTISIRDAFEKSSNIAIAKLIDETFRENPQRFLDYLKTMGVTQPLGFQMIGEGKPNIPPIKQWSGITLPWMAYGYGLELTPLHTLTLFNAVANDGKMIRPLLVKSIKKTDKKINTFKTNVISDQICSKETLDKLKIMLEGVVQNGTASNISNAEYKIAGKTGTAQSLIDGKYVRQYYTSFAGYFPADNPKYSAIVVMDNPKGYQQYGSDVAAPVFKEIADKIFALDLNMHEEYKLEEKPEKGIFPVVQAGNKNDLSSMLNYLGVSNHSDKQELEWVRASIHNNSIKWEPNNQHQQGLVPDVRGMTLRDALYLLENTGLNVVVKGEKGRVNSQSQFPGSRALKGSTIKLEIG; encoded by the coding sequence GTGAATATTAAAAAGTCCATATTGCTCAGAGTACGATTAGCATTTTTGGCTATTGTCATTTTTGCTGGAGCTATTATGTACCAGATTTTTCACATCCAATGGATGGAAGGTGATAAGTGGCAAAAAATGGCAGAGGAAATCAATATGAGCTATCAAGAAGTGAAAGCTACCCGTGGGAATATTTATTCCGATAACGGAAGTTTGTTGGCTACTTCTTTGCCTTTCTATAAAGTAGCTTTTGATCCTACTATTGCTGATGAGCAATTATTCAGAGAAAAGATTGATTCTTTAAGTTTGATGCTTTCCAAAAGTTTTGGGCAAACATCTACTTATTATAAGCAAAAAATTATTACAGCCAGACAAAAAGGTAGACAGTATATTTTCCTTTCTAATGAATTGATTGGTTATCAGAAGAAAAAGGAAATGGAGACATGGCCTATTTTTAGAGAAGGGAGATTAGCAGGCGGTGTTATTTTTACTAAAACTGATAAAAGGTTCAGGCCTTTTTCAAATTTAGCATTTAGAACCATCGGCTTTTTGAATGAAAATGATTACGGTGCTGGGCTTGAATACAGCTTCAATAAATATTTAGCAGGAACAAACGGGAAAGCATTGTTCCAAAAAATTTCTGGTAGCAGCTGGAGACCTGTTAATGATGGTTCTGAAATCAGACCAAAAGACGGTTTTGATATTCAAACTACTATTGATATCAACTTGCAGGATGTTTCAGAATCTGCGCTATTGCGTCACTTGATTAAGCATGAAGCCGATATGGGTTGTGTAGTGGTAATGGAAGTGAAAACAGGAGAAATTAAAGCGATTTCTAATTTGAAAAAGCTTTCAAACGGAAAATATGGTGAAGTTTATAATTATGCAGTAGGTAGTCATGGACTAAGAGAACCAGGTTCTACCTTTAAACTTGCTTCCTATATGGCGCTTTTGGAAGAAAAAAATATCCAGCTTACAGATTCAATTGATACCGGAGATGGGGAATATAAGTTTTATAAAGATAAGGTAAGAGACCATAAACCAGGTGGTTACGGAACAATTTCTATTCGTGATGCTTTTGAGAAATCTTCTAACATTGCTATAGCCAAATTAATTGATGAGACCTTTCGTGAAAATCCTCAGCGCTTTTTGGATTATTTAAAAACGATGGGTGTAACTCAACCTTTAGGATTTCAAATGATTGGAGAGGGGAAACCTAATATTCCGCCTATTAAACAATGGAGTGGGATTACTTTGCCTTGGATGGCTTATGGGTATGGTTTGGAATTGACTCCTTTACATACTCTAACGTTATTTAATGCAGTTGCTAATGATGGCAAAATGATTCGTCCTTTATTGGTGAAATCAATTAAAAAGACTGATAAAAAAATTAATACTTTTAAAACTAATGTAATTAGCGATCAAATTTGCTCTAAAGAAACATTAGACAAACTAAAAATCATGTTGGAAGGTGTGGTGCAAAATGGAACTGCCTCTAACATTAGTAATGCTGAATACAAAATTGCAGGAAAAACAGGAACAGCTCAAAGCTTGATAGATGGCAAGTATGTTCGACAATATTATACATCATTTGCAGGTTATTTTCCTGCGGATAACCCAAAATATTCAGCTATAGTCGTGATGGATAATCCTAAAGGCTATCAACAATATGGTTCAGATGTGGCAGCTCCAGTTTTTAAAGAAATTGCGGACAAAATTTTTGCATTGGATTTGAATATGCATGAAGAGTATAAATTGGAGGAAAAACCAGAGAAAGGAATTTTCCCTGTCGTTCAAGCGGGTAATAAAAATGACTTATCCTCTATGTTAAATTATTTAGGGGTTTCCAATCATTCTGATAAACAAGAATTGGAATGGGTGAGAGCATCTATTCATAATAATTCCATTAAATGGGAACCTAATAATCAGCATCAGCAAGGTTTAGTGCCTGATGTGAGAGGTATGACATTAAGAGATGCACTGTATTTATTAGAGAATACAGGTTTAAATGTAGTAGTAAAAGGTGAAAAGGGTAGAGTGAATTCACAATCGCAATTCCCAGGATCAAGAGCATTAAAAGGAAGTACAATAAAACTAGAAATAGGTTAG
- a CDS encoding UDP-N-acetylmuramoyl-L-alanyl-D-glutamate--2,6-diaminopimelate ligase, with product MANLKDILYKVKLISISGATDIAIDAIQFDSRIVGAGDVFVAIKGTQVDGHEFISKAVTQGAVAVVCEDIPIDIHPEVTYVQTDNSAKALGIMADNYFGHPSEKLKLVAVTGTNGKTTTVSLLHQLFMNLGYHTGMISTVQNQINNKVIPATHTTPDALQLNSLLKKMVESGCNIVFMEASSHAIEQERMAGLKLAGAVFTNITHEHLDYHKTFDNYIKAKKKLFDDLPSDAFALVNVDDKRGMVMLQNCKASKYTYSLKMMAIYKAKVLSNSLQGLELNIEQKDVWFRQIGYFNAYNLLASYATAHLLEEESEEILMNLSQIELKNGRFEQVPNNAGITAVVDYAHTPDALENVLQTIDNIRTGNEQVLTVVGCGGNRDTTKRPLMAEIACRFSDRVILTSDNPRFEEPEAIIADMQKGVPVSQVRKVTNLPDRKEAIKLACSFAQKGDIILVAGKGHETYQEIKGERSHFDDKEIVSEMLNLIHNK from the coding sequence GTGGCGAACTTAAAAGACATATTATATAAAGTAAAATTAATCAGCATTTCAGGTGCTACTGATATTGCTATTGATGCCATTCAGTTCGATTCTAGAATTGTTGGAGCTGGTGATGTCTTTGTTGCCATTAAAGGAACTCAGGTTGATGGTCACGAATTTATTTCAAAAGCTGTCACTCAAGGAGCGGTTGCTGTGGTATGCGAAGATATTCCAATTGATATCCATCCTGAAGTAACTTATGTTCAGACTGATAATTCAGCCAAAGCTTTAGGAATTATGGCTGATAACTATTTTGGTCATCCTTCTGAAAAATTGAAATTGGTTGCGGTAACGGGCACAAATGGAAAAACCACCACAGTGAGTTTACTGCACCAGTTATTTATGAATTTGGGCTATCATACCGGTATGATTTCAACTGTTCAAAATCAGATAAATAATAAGGTTATTCCTGCAACACATACAACGCCTGATGCACTTCAGTTGAATTCCCTATTAAAAAAAATGGTGGAATCTGGTTGTAATATAGTTTTCATGGAAGCTAGTAGTCACGCCATTGAACAGGAAAGAATGGCCGGTTTAAAATTAGCCGGAGCTGTTTTTACAAATATTACCCATGAGCATTTAGATTATCACAAAACATTTGATAATTACATAAAGGCCAAAAAGAAATTATTTGATGATTTGCCATCTGATGCTTTTGCTTTGGTAAACGTTGATGATAAAAGAGGAATGGTGATGCTGCAGAATTGCAAAGCCTCAAAATATACGTATTCCTTAAAAATGATGGCGATATATAAAGCAAAAGTTTTAAGTAATTCATTGCAAGGACTTGAGCTTAATATTGAGCAAAAGGATGTTTGGTTCAGGCAAATTGGTTATTTCAATGCCTATAATTTGTTGGCTTCTTATGCAACTGCACATTTGTTGGAAGAGGAAAGCGAAGAAATATTAATGAATTTATCTCAAATCGAATTAAAGAATGGAAGATTTGAGCAAGTACCGAATAATGCGGGAATTACGGCTGTGGTAGATTATGCACATACTCCTGATGCTTTGGAGAATGTGTTACAAACTATCGATAATATTAGAACAGGAAATGAACAAGTGCTTACCGTAGTGGGCTGTGGTGGAAATAGAGACACGACTAAAAGACCATTAATGGCTGAAATTGCCTGTAGGTTTAGTGATAGGGTAATATTGACTTCAGACAACCCAAGATTTGAGGAACCTGAAGCAATCATTGCAGATATGCAAAAAGGTGTTCCTGTTTCTCAAGTTAGAAAAGTAACGAATTTGCCAGACAGGAAAGAAGCTATAAAGTTAGCATGCAGTTTTGCGCAAAAAGGGGATATCATATTAGTGGCTGGAAAAGGTCATGAAACTTATCAGGAAATTAAAGGCGAGAGAAGCCATTTCGATGATAAGGAAATAGTAAGTGAAATGTTGAATTTGATCCATAATAAATAA
- the mraY gene encoding phospho-N-acetylmuramoyl-pentapeptide-transferase encodes MLYYLFDFLNKKMDLLGAGVFQYISFRAGMATLFSLLITITFGKTLINKLRKKQVGESVRDLGLDGQIEKAGTPTMGGIMIILAIVIPVLLFSKIDNIYIILLLVSTVWMGLIGFLDDYIKVFKKNKEGLKGKFKVFGQIGLGLIVGLTLFYHPDVTVREFISPVSVSEGVEMVSESSFEDVKSMVTTIPFFKNNEFDYSSILPFLPDGSTVVIYVLIVIFIVTAVSNGANITDGIDGLAAGTSAIIGLALAIFAYVSGNAIFSQYLNIMFIPNSGEIVIFCAAFVGACVGFLWYNTHPAQVFMGDTGSLSIGGIIAVLALVIRKELLIPVLCGIFLIENLSVIIQVSYFKYTKKKYGEGKRIFLMSPLHHHYQKKGIHESKIVNRFWIVGILLAIISVATLKLR; translated from the coding sequence GTGTTATATTATTTATTCGACTTCTTAAATAAAAAAATGGACTTGCTTGGGGCAGGGGTGTTTCAGTATATCTCCTTTAGAGCAGGTATGGCTACACTTTTTTCTTTGTTAATAACCATCACCTTTGGTAAGACATTGATCAATAAATTAAGAAAGAAGCAAGTTGGTGAATCTGTTCGTGATTTAGGGCTTGATGGTCAGATTGAAAAAGCTGGGACTCCAACCATGGGTGGCATAATGATTATTTTGGCCATTGTTATTCCAGTTTTGCTTTTTTCAAAAATCGATAATATATATATCATTTTACTTTTAGTTTCCACCGTTTGGATGGGATTAATTGGCTTTTTAGATGACTATATCAAAGTTTTTAAAAAGAATAAAGAAGGACTAAAAGGAAAATTCAAAGTATTTGGTCAAATCGGTTTAGGGCTGATTGTAGGCCTAACATTATTTTACCACCCTGATGTTACGGTTCGTGAATTCATTTCTCCTGTAAGTGTATCTGAAGGTGTTGAAATGGTATCTGAATCTTCATTTGAAGACGTAAAATCAATGGTCACTACCATTCCATTTTTCAAGAATAATGAGTTTGATTACAGCAGTATTTTGCCTTTTCTTCCTGATGGCTCTACTGTGGTCATCTATGTATTAATTGTGATCTTTATTGTAACTGCAGTTAGTAATGGAGCGAATATTACCGATGGAATAGATGGATTGGCAGCGGGAACATCAGCTATCATTGGTTTGGCTTTAGCAATTTTTGCCTATGTATCTGGTAATGCCATTTTCTCTCAGTATCTCAATATAATGTTCATCCCAAATAGTGGGGAAATTGTGATTTTCTGTGCTGCTTTCGTAGGGGCGTGTGTGGGTTTTTTATGGTACAATACTCATCCGGCTCAAGTTTTTATGGGAGATACTGGAAGCTTGTCCATAGGTGGAATAATAGCTGTTTTAGCATTAGTCATTAGAAAAGAATTATTGATACCTGTTCTGTGTGGAATTTTCTTGATTGAGAATCTGTCTGTAATCATTCAGGTCAGTTATTTTAAATATACAAAGAAAAAATACGGTGAAGGCAAAAGGATATTTTTAATGTCTCCATTGCATCATCATTATCAAAAGAAAGGAATTCATGAATCTAAAATTGTAAACCGCTTCTGGATTGTAGGCATTTTGTTGGCTATTATTTCAGTCGCAACATTGAAGCTTCGGTAA
- the murD gene encoding UDP-N-acetylmuramoyl-L-alanine--D-glutamate ligase, which yields MNKRIIILGAGESGTGAALLAKAKGYDVFVSDFGRINETNKEKLTQAEIPFEEGKHTEDLIFNADKIIKSPGIAPKVEIVQKALAKNIPVIDELEFAFGFTKGKIIAITGTNGKSTTTMLTYHLLKEAGLSVGLGGNIGKSMAGQLVNLDFDWWVLECSSFQIDGFADFKPHIGILLNITPDHLDRYDYKVENYVASKFSLFKNQDKEDYALLYTEDKLINANLSKHRFSSKLFELKFEDIPSEGAYANPSGIIINLNGRKNTFAQDLLTIKGKHNQTNAMASILTAKLAKVKNEKISESLPKFKSIQHRLESVGNIHGIEFVNDSKATNVDAVYYALDAFTKPIIWIVGGVDKGNDYSQLDAVSTNVKAIICLGKDNEKIKEYFKSRCPIIEETQSMQDAVKMGYKLSKDREVVLLSPACASFDLFKNYEDRGNQFRLAFQLLEREIELKKISQSC from the coding sequence GTGAATAAACGAATCATCATATTGGGAGCAGGAGAAAGCGGAACCGGTGCTGCTTTGCTAGCAAAAGCAAAGGGATATGATGTTTTTGTGTCTGATTTTGGGAGAATTAATGAGACGAATAAAGAGAAATTAACTCAAGCTGAAATTCCATTTGAGGAAGGAAAGCATACGGAAGATTTAATATTTAATGCAGATAAAATAATCAAAAGCCCTGGTATTGCTCCAAAAGTGGAGATTGTCCAAAAAGCTTTAGCTAAAAATATTCCAGTAATAGATGAATTGGAGTTTGCCTTTGGATTTACTAAAGGAAAGATCATTGCCATAACTGGAACAAATGGTAAATCTACCACTACCATGCTAACCTATCATTTGCTTAAAGAAGCTGGATTGTCAGTTGGTCTGGGAGGAAATATCGGTAAGAGTATGGCAGGTCAGTTGGTCAATCTGGATTTTGATTGGTGGGTGTTAGAGTGTAGCAGTTTCCAAATTGATGGCTTTGCGGATTTTAAGCCACACATTGGCATTTTGCTAAATATTACACCAGATCATTTAGACCGATATGATTATAAAGTTGAAAATTATGTAGCATCTAAATTCTCCTTGTTCAAAAATCAAGATAAAGAAGATTATGCTCTATTATATACAGAAGATAAATTGATTAATGCGAATCTTTCAAAACATCGATTTTCTTCCAAATTATTTGAGTTGAAGTTTGAAGATATACCATCTGAGGGGGCTTATGCAAATCCGTCTGGTATCATCATTAATTTAAATGGAAGAAAAAACACTTTCGCTCAAGACTTACTGACTATAAAAGGAAAACATAACCAGACTAATGCCATGGCTTCTATTTTAACTGCTAAACTCGCTAAAGTAAAGAATGAAAAAATTTCGGAAAGCCTTCCGAAATTTAAAAGTATTCAACATCGATTGGAGTCGGTAGGAAATATTCATGGAATTGAATTTGTAAATGATTCAAAAGCAACCAATGTTGATGCTGTCTATTATGCCTTGGATGCTTTTACAAAACCAATAATCTGGATAGTTGGGGGAGTGGATAAAGGAAATGATTATAGTCAGTTAGATGCAGTAAGCACCAATGTAAAAGCCATTATTTGTTTAGGGAAAGATAATGAAAAGATCAAGGAGTATTTCAAAAGTAGATGTCCGATAATCGAGGAAACGCAATCTATGCAGGATGCCGTGAAAATGGGATATAAATTATCTAAAGATAGAGAAGTGGTATTGCTTTCTCCTGCTTGTGCGAGCTTTGATTTATTTAAGAATTATGAAGACCGAGGGAATCAATTTCGTTTGGCATTTCAATTATTGGAAAGAGAAATAGAATTGAAAAAAATATCGCAGTCATGCTAA
- a CDS encoding FtsW/RodA/SpoVE family cell cycle protein, with protein MLSIQNIKAWTDKHLKGDPVIWTVVFALGMLSILVVYSATGTIAYFKYGGNTEYYLLRHSFLVILSFFAMWVAHKVDYRYYSKLSRLALWLSVPLLIFAWQFGVNLNSASRWITIPLINQSFQPSDLAKLALIINLAGMLSKRQQNIHDFKKALIPMLLWCGVICGLIAMTNLSTAILLFLTCMLLLFIGRIPVKYLAMLAFVGVFAVSIAMVVGQRGETAISRVENFINKENIPFQAQQSYIAVATGGITGKGPGNSSQRNFLPEAFSDFIFAIVVEEYGMIGAGIVILLYLTLLYRGMKAAAASGRAYGGLLSAGLSFAIVIQAMVNMGVAVGLGPITGLPLPLLSMGGTSLLFTGIAMGIILSVSRGEIEETPDALSKKQFSNLPKKEAA; from the coding sequence ATGCTAAGTATTCAAAACATAAAAGCTTGGACTGACAAGCACCTCAAAGGAGATCCCGTGATTTGGACGGTGGTTTTTGCTTTAGGTATGCTCAGTATTTTAGTTGTTTATAGTGCTACTGGAACTATTGCCTATTTCAAATATGGAGGCAATACAGAATACTATTTACTACGTCATAGCTTTTTAGTGATTTTGAGTTTCTTTGCGATGTGGGTTGCCCATAAAGTGGATTACCGTTATTATTCCAAATTATCTCGTTTGGCATTATGGCTTTCAGTCCCACTTTTAATTTTTGCATGGCAGTTTGGAGTAAACTTGAACAGCGCATCAAGATGGATTACCATTCCATTAATTAACCAATCATTTCAACCGTCTGATTTAGCAAAATTAGCTTTAATTATCAATCTGGCTGGGATGCTATCTAAGAGACAGCAAAATATTCATGATTTTAAAAAGGCATTAATTCCTATGCTTTTGTGGTGTGGTGTAATTTGTGGTTTAATAGCTATGACCAATTTATCGACAGCTATATTATTATTCTTAACCTGTATGTTACTTTTATTTATCGGTAGAATTCCAGTTAAGTATTTAGCCATGCTAGCTTTTGTTGGAGTTTTTGCAGTGAGTATCGCCATGGTTGTAGGACAAAGGGGTGAAACCGCTATTAGCCGTGTTGAGAATTTCATCAATAAAGAGAATATTCCGTTTCAAGCGCAACAATCTTATATAGCAGTTGCAACGGGAGGCATAACTGGAAAAGGTCCTGGAAATAGTAGTCAACGAAACTTTTTACCTGAGGCCTTTTCGGATTTTATCTTCGCCATAGTGGTTGAAGAATACGGGATGATAGGAGCAGGAATTGTAATTTTATTGTATTTAACCTTGCTATATAGAGGAATGAAGGCTGCAGCAGCCAGTGGCAGAGCTTATGGAGGATTACTCTCCGCAGGTCTGAGTTTTGCCATTGTCATACAGGCAATGGTCAATATGGGAGTTGCCGTTGGTTTAGGGCCAATTACAGGTTTACCTCTTCCACTTCTAAGTATGGGGGGAACCTCGCTTTTATTTACAGGAATCGCAATGGGTATCATATTAAGCGTGAGTAGAGGCGAAATTGAAGAAACTCCAGATGCCTTAAGCAAAAAACAATTTTCTAATTTACCTAAAAAAGAAGCAGCCTAA
- the murG gene encoding undecaprenyldiphospho-muramoylpentapeptide beta-N-acetylglucosaminyltransferase has protein sequence MDMQKPYRFILSGGGTGGHIFPALAIADEIKKQLPNAEILFVGAEGKMEMQKVPEAGYKIFGLPIAGIQRSLTLKNLSFPFKLMNSLKQAKKIVKNFKPDAVIGVGGYASGPTLRAASNLRIPCLLQEQNSYAGLTNKWLKKKVKQICVAYEGMDKYFPASKLNLTGNPVRKNLLELPERSQAITSFDLEANKKTILVLGGSLGARTINESIAQNLDLLAKEDFQMLWQTGKLYHNEMLARSKNANKKQLKVLEFIKNMDEAYAAADIIITRAGALSVSELQIVGKPVIFVPSPNVAEDHQTKNAQALTKENAALMVTDAMAVKELMPKAFELLKDTEKQKELSENIKKMAKPKATENIVSIIFKMIE, from the coding sequence ATGGATATGCAAAAACCATATCGATTCATTTTAAGCGGAGGGGGCACAGGCGGTCACATTTTTCCAGCTTTGGCAATTGCGGATGAAATCAAAAAGCAACTACCAAATGCAGAAATACTTTTTGTAGGTGCTGAAGGTAAAATGGAAATGCAAAAAGTGCCGGAGGCGGGTTATAAGATTTTTGGATTACCAATAGCCGGTATTCAAAGAAGTTTGACTTTGAAGAATTTGAGTTTTCCTTTTAAGCTCATGAATAGTTTAAAGCAAGCTAAAAAAATAGTAAAGAATTTTAAGCCAGATGCTGTTATTGGCGTAGGCGGTTATGCAAGTGGGCCAACTCTTAGGGCAGCATCCAATTTAAGAATTCCTTGTTTGCTACAGGAACAAAATTCCTACGCAGGCTTAACCAATAAGTGGTTGAAAAAGAAGGTTAAACAAATTTGCGTAGCTTATGAAGGGATGGATAAATATTTTCCAGCCTCAAAATTAAATTTAACAGGAAACCCGGTTAGGAAAAACTTATTGGAGTTACCTGAAAGGTCACAAGCAATTACCAGCTTTGATTTAGAGGCGAATAAAAAGACAATTTTGGTTTTAGGCGGAAGCTTAGGAGCAAGAACTATAAATGAAAGTATTGCGCAAAATTTAGATCTACTAGCAAAAGAAGATTTTCAGATGTTATGGCAAACAGGCAAGCTTTATCATAATGAAATGCTAGCTCGATCTAAAAATGCTAATAAAAAGCAATTGAAAGTTTTAGAGTTTATCAAAAATATGGATGAAGCTTATGCTGCTGCGGATATTATTATTACTAGAGCCGGGGCATTGTCTGTTTCAGAGTTGCAAATTGTAGGTAAGCCCGTAATTTTTGTACCATCACCTAATGTAGCAGAAGACCATCAAACCAAAAATGCTCAGGCATTGACTAAAGAAAATGCAGCCTTAATGGTAACAGATGCCATGGCAGTAAAAGAATTAATGCCGAAAGCTTTTGAATTATTAAAGGATACTGAAAAACAAAAGGAGCTTTCTGAAAATATAAAGAAAATGGCTAAACCAAAAGCCACAGAAAATATAGTATCGATTATTTTTAAAATGATTGAATGA